In Flavobacterium sp. N3904, one DNA window encodes the following:
- a CDS encoding MotA/TolQ/ExbB proton channel family protein, translating to MANVKVKKESTSNGGGMVSGIIIAACIFVGWLIWSQVMGDPSNFEGLDPEKGHPINVLGQVYKGGFIVPVLLGMLLMVFVFSIERFFVIAKAAGKGNLDKFMKTVQTSIKTGDIDGAIATCDKQQGSVANAIKSALVKYQEVKKEGFNSEEAAETIHKEIEEITSLEMPMLEKNMTIISSLVSLGTLGGLLGTVSGMIKAFGALASSGTPDQAALAVGISEALINTATGISTSITAIVAYNFFTSKIDDLTYSIDEAGTTIVNTYRHFRGSLKQ from the coding sequence ATGGCAAACGTTAAAGTTAAAAAAGAAAGCACTTCAAACGGTGGAGGAATGGTTTCAGGGATTATTATTGCAGCATGTATTTTTGTAGGTTGGTTAATCTGGTCACAAGTAATGGGGGATCCTTCGAATTTTGAAGGATTGGATCCAGAAAAAGGACATCCAATTAATGTGTTAGGTCAAGTTTATAAAGGAGGATTTATAGTACCAGTTTTATTAGGTATGTTATTGATGGTTTTTGTTTTTTCTATCGAAAGATTTTTTGTTATTGCGAAAGCTGCTGGAAAAGGGAATTTAGATAAATTTATGAAAACAGTTCAGACTAGCATCAAAACTGGTGATATCGATGGAGCAATTGCTACATGTGACAAACAACAAGGTTCTGTTGCAAATGCAATTAAATCTGCATTAGTTAAATATCAAGAGGTTAAAAAAGAAGGATTCAACAGTGAAGAAGCTGCTGAAACAATACACAAGGAAATTGAAGAAATTACTTCTCTTGAAATGCCAATGTTAGAAAAAAACATGACTATTATTTCTTCTTTAGTTTCTTTAGGAACACTAGGAGGATTATTAGGAACAGTATCTGGGATGATTAAAGCGTTTGGTGCTTTGGCTTCTTCTGGAACTCCAGATCAAGCTGCACTTGCAGTTGGTATCTCAGAAGCTTTGATTAACACAGCTACAGGTATCTCCACATCTATTACAGCGATTGTTGCTTACAATTTCTTTACTTCAAAAATTGATGATTTGACTTACTCTATTGATGAGGCTGGAACTACAATTGTAAATACTTACAGACATTTCAGAGGTAGTTTAAAACAATAA
- a CDS encoding ExbD/TolR family protein, translating to MAKIKMKKKSTSTDMTAMCDVAFLLLTFFILTATAKTPEVLPVDTPQSTVDTKLPADNLSTLTIGKANGKTAVFFDLKGRDVRKKALELMGQKYNIAFSEADAEKFALMESFGVPISNLKQILDMKAADRTKAGQPGIPKDSLDNQLKDWVLYSRKANIEINNKELQFAIKGDAKEQYPAIKQVMDILQDQKINSFNLVTGLRGKNF from the coding sequence ATGGCTAAAATAAAAATGAAAAAAAAATCCACATCTACCGATATGACGGCGATGTGTGATGTTGCGTTTCTTTTGCTTACGTTCTTTATTTTGACTGCCACTGCTAAAACACCTGAAGTATTACCAGTTGATACTCCACAGTCTACTGTGGATACAAAATTACCTGCTGATAATTTGTCAACTTTGACAATTGGTAAGGCCAATGGGAAAACTGCTGTGTTCTTTGATTTAAAAGGAAGAGATGTTCGTAAAAAAGCGCTTGAATTGATGGGCCAAAAATACAATATCGCTTTTTCTGAAGCAGATGCTGAAAAATTTGCGTTAATGGAAAGTTTTGGTGTGCCAATTTCAAATTTGAAACAAATTTTGGATATGAAGGCAGCAGACAGAACTAAAGCGGGACAGCCTGGTATCCCTAAAGATTCATTAGACAACCAATTGAAAGATTGGGTTTTATATTCTCGTAAAGCAAATATAGAAATTAACAACAAGGAATTGCAGTTTGCAATAAAAGGAGATGCCAAGGAGCAATATCCAGCAATCAAACAAGTAATGGATATTTTGCAAGATCAAAAAATCAATAGCTTTAATTTGGTTACGGGTTTAAGAGGAAAGAATTTTTAA
- a CDS encoding ExbD/TolR family protein — MAELNTGDGGGGKGGKVRSKKQNSKVDLTAMVDLAFLLITFFMLTTTLSKPQSMDLTLPDKEKDNTPQSNIKVDENRTMTLLLGENGKLVRYVGMLDKPLAAPKDFTYGKDGIRKELIDRMGKVIAYSTAKGKPKDGMIVIIKPSKKSTYRNLVDVLDEMAIVGVNATGSYAIVPEFSPEEQKLLEAKK, encoded by the coding sequence ATGGCTGAATTAAATACCGGCGACGGTGGAGGCGGAAAAGGTGGCAAAGTAAGAAGTAAAAAACAAAACTCAAAGGTAGATTTAACTGCCATGGTGGATTTGGCTTTCTTACTAATCACATTCTTTATGCTTACCACTACGTTGTCTAAACCTCAATCCATGGATTTGACGTTGCCAGATAAAGAAAAAGATAATACTCCTCAGAGTAATATTAAAGTAGATGAAAATCGCACGATGACTTTATTGCTTGGAGAAAACGGAAAATTGGTACGTTATGTAGGAATGTTGGATAAACCTCTAGCGGCTCCAAAAGATTTTACGTATGGTAAAGATGGGATTCGCAAAGAATTAATTGACAGAATGGGAAAAGTAATCGCATATTCAACTGCTAAAGGGAAACCAAAAGACGGGATGATTGTAATTATCAAACCTAGTAAAAAATCGACCTATCGTAATTTGGTTGACGTTTTGGATGAAATGGCGATTGTTGGCGTAAATGCTACAGGATCTTATGCTATTGTACCTGAGTTTTCACCGGAAGAACAAAAATTGTTAGAAGCCAAAAAATAA